A genomic segment from Gadus morhua chromosome 4, gadMor3.0, whole genome shotgun sequence encodes:
- the LOC115541268 gene encoding eosinophil peroxidase codes for MNLLVCVVALGICVMQANSNPSSLGRPYLMECFKEAKKLVDDAYKYSREESLRRVRRDIVSPTDILRLMKQPRGDSRSAVRSADYMDQTLRLLHERIHRVHKRSLNATDLLPREDLEVLSKISGCSARVSKPSCRTIQNLDKYRTITSVCNNLNNPRLGSSNIPFKRWIPSNYEDGISLPIDWDSEHRYHTFLLPLVREVSNRILATTNEGVVSDTKYSGMLTQFGQWSDHDISHSPFTPSIRSFSNGINCDESCQRSEPCFPITIPPSDPRFKTGPNSCLPFFRSAPVCGTGYSDYDFGGVANKRQQINTVTSFTDLSTVYGSEDQLALDLRDLTSDAGLMRVNDKYTDNGRALLPFSPLKANMCATRRRITSKSTAEEVPCFLAGDVRANENVALTSLQTLFMREHNRLARELKRINLQWDSETLYQEARKIMGAYSQVFVYRDYLPHIVGDLAMNSGLGSYPGYSSNVDPSIASAFATAAYRFGHLAIKPVLTRLNDNYQENDHIPTVPLFKTFFTPWRLVFEGGIDPVIRGLVGSPAKLGAQEHLMVDAVRDRLFEFVTNMAQDLASLNMQRGRDHGIPGYNEWRKHCGLSEPSNQAELAQVLNNTDLATRFLKLYGTPSNIDVWVGGAAEPFVQGGRVGPLFSCLITNQFKESRQGDRFWYENPGVFTPAQKTALRSASLASVICENTGITSVPKDSFSLITARNPLVLCSNIPRINLLPWKEQPGKRASSGTNEILAEIKAEIKELTLAEQALLGNEVPQMEEDNEVPKA; via the exons ATGAACCTGCTTGTCTGCGTTGTAGCGCTGGGCATCTGCGTGATGCAGGCCAATTCCAACCCATCAA GTCTGGGTCGTCCCTATCTTATGGAGTGTTTTAAAGAAGCCAAAAAACTGGTGGATGATGCTTACAAGTATTCGCGAGAAGA GAGTCTGAGAAGAGTTCGTCGAGACATCGTCTCTCCAACGGACATCCTGCGCCTCATGAAGCAGCCGCGTGGAGACTCCCGCTCGGCCGTGCGCTCGGCCGACTACATGGACCAGACGCTGCGCCTGCTGCACGAGCGCATCCACCGCGTGCACAAACGCTCGCTCAATGCCACAG ATCTGCTCCCCCGTGAAGACCTGGAGGTTCTCTCGAAGATCTCTGGATGTTCAGCTAGGGTCAGCAAACCATCCTGTCGCACCATTCAGAACCTGGACAAGTACAGGACCATCACCAGTGTCTGTAACAACCT GAATAACCCTCGCCTGGGGTCCTCCAACATCCCCTTCAAGCGATGGATCCCCTCTAACTACGAAGACGGCATCTCCTTGCCCATCGACTGGGACAGTGAACACCGCTACCACaccttccttctccctctg GTCAGAGAGGTGTCCAACCGCATCCTGGCGACGACGAACGAGGGCGTGGTCAGTGACACAAAATATTCCGGAATGTTGACCCAGTTCGGCCAGTGGAGCGACCACGACATCTCCCACTCCCCCTTCACCCCCAGCATCCGCTCCTTCAGCAACGGCATCAACTGTGACGAAAGCTGCCAGCGCTCCGAGCCCTGCTTCCCCATTACG ATCCCCCCCAGTGACCCTCGCTTTAAAACTGGACCGAACAGCTGCTTACCGTTCTTCCGATCTGCACCCGTATGTGGAACTGGATATTCGGACTACGATTTTGGCGGCGTGGCGAACAAGCGGCAGCAGATCAACACAGTGACGTCGTTCACTGACCTGAGCACGGTGTACGGCTCGGAGGATCAGCTGGCATTGGACCTCCGCGACCTCACGAGCGACGCGGGCCTCATGCGCGTCAAcgacaaatacacagacaacgGCCGAGCGTTGCTTCCCTTTAGCCCCCTGAAGGCTAACATGTGCGCTACACGCAGGAGAATCACAAGTAAAAGCACTGCAGAGGAGGTGCCCTGTTTCCTAGCAG GTGACGTGCGTGCCAATGAGAACGTTGCCCTGACGTCCCTCCAAACCTTGTTCATGCGAGAACACAACCGTCTGGCGCGCGAACTGAAGAGGATAAACCTGCAGTGGGACAGTGAGACCCTCTACCAAGAGGCTCGTAAAATCATGGGCGCGTACAGTCAG gTGTTTGTATACAGGGACTACCTGCCCCACATCGTAGGTGACTTGGCCATGAATTCCGGACTGGGCAGCTATCCAGGCTACAGCTCCAACGTGGACCCCAGCATCGCCAGTGCGTTTGCCACCGCTGCCTACCGCTTCGGACATCTTGCTATCAAGCCTGTCCTAACACGCCTCAACGACAACTACCAGGAGAACGACCACATCCCAACCGTGCCGCTCTTCAAGACCTTCTTTACCCCCTGGAGGCTCGTATTCGAAG GCGGGATCGACCCTGTGATTCGAGGTCTGGTTGGCAGTCCTGCGAAACTAGGTGCTCAGGAACACTTGATGGTGGACGCGGTACGGGACAGGCTCTTCGAATTTGTCACAAACATGGCTCAGGACCTGGCGTCGCTCAACATGCAGAGGGGCCGGGACCACGGCATCCCTG GCTACAACGAGTGGCGTAAGCACTGTGGGCTGTCCGAGCCAAGCAATCAGGCAGAGCTGGCTCAGGTACTGAACAACACAGACCTGGCGACAAGGTTCCTGAAGCTGTACGGAACACCCAGCAACATCGATGTGTGGGTGGGAGGCGCTGCGGAACCCTTCGTCCAAGGAGGCCGTGTTGGCCCTCTGTTCTCCTGCCTCATCACCAACCAGTTCAAGGAAAGCCGTCAGGGAGACAG GTTTTGGTACGAGAACCCGGGCGTGTTCACCCCCGCCCAGAAGACGGCGCTGCGCAGTGCCTCCCTGGCCAGCGTCATCTGCGAAAATACAGGCATCACCAGTGTCCCCAAGGACTCCTTCAGCCTGATCACCGCCAGAAACCCCCTGGTCCTTTGCTCAAACATCCCACGCATTAACCTCTTGCCCTGGAAGGAGCAGCCAGGCAAAAGGGCATCATCAG GGACAAACGAAATACTTGCAGAGATTAAAGCTGAG ATCAAGGAGCTGACCCTGGCAGAGCAGGCCCTACTGGGTAATGAAGTGCCACAGATGGAAGAGGACAATGAG GTTCCCAAGGCATGA